The segment ATGGTCTGACCGGATATATCACTGTTGGTTTTCAGGTGGCTGAAAATGCTGGTAAGGCAGTAAAAAGTTGAGCTGCTTTTTGATTTGTCTCCAAAATATTTATGGGTCATTTATTGATCATGGAGCTGCTGGATCAAGGAAAAATACAGTTATTTCAAACAATTGAGCAGGCTCAGGCATTTATTGATATGGTAATAATCACTTAATTTGAGAGAATTTACTTAATTTGCTTTATGTGACTGGATACAAACCTTATTAAAGATAGAGGACATTATAAGAAATACGTTTTTTTAAAGGTTTTTGATAATTGGTAATGATTTATTTTTCATTTTGTGAATGAATGGCAAATGTTCATTCGTTTTATTATATTTGTTATAGGAGCTATAATGTCCGATAAACCAAAATGTGCTTTTTACGGTGAAACTAATGATGTTCATGCTTTGATCGGTTGTGTTATCAGAGCATTGGATAAGGCTGATATGTATAAAGAGAAACTTGAATACATCAGGAAGATCAACCGTGATGGGAACATGTTCGATTCAGCTATTAAAACTTCAAGTGATTATGTGGAATTTGTCGAAATTGAATAAGATCAATAATTCATTTTCAAGTTGCAGATTGCCTGATCGGTATACAAGATCCACAAATAATCCTTAAAAATCCCTTTTCCGGAATCTAATAGAACGAAACTTCTCAGAACTTCTCAAAAATAACTTTTTGCTTTTGATATCAGGGAGTCTGATATTATATGGACTTCCATTGACAGACACATCCCTGCTGTGGCTACTATAATATACCTCAAAGGTACTTTGTGCAGATCAACACCTATAATCAGAAACAATAAGGCTACTATCAATGCAAGATTGATTATAATGGACAGGGGTCCGATGATAGGATTATGCGAGAATCCTCTGTGTTTGAATATAACCTTGTAGGGCCACCAGAGGAACTTGAAGATCTTCCATCTTTTATATGGCTTACTTTCAATATCGAGATCCGGGCTAAGGAAGAATGTTGCGAACAGATAGGATATGGAAAAGATCGTTATCATGTAAATGTCCAGATACCTGATAGCCATCTCATTTTCCTTCCACATCGTAAGATAGGAAAGGCTTGCCAGTATAACTAACATCACTGCAATATTTATCGTATCATGTGTTTTTGCGTCTGGCATTGTTAATTCGTTTCCTTGGTCTGAATTCTGGCCTTTAATGGTGTGAATGATTTTATATCTTCGCATCATGGTGCTTTTTCATATCAGGGAACAAATATATGATTCGGGAAAAATGACTTCCGTTCAGGTCAAAGCTTGATATAAAACAGTTTTTCTGTGTTTACAATAACTCCATCCAAAGTAAAATAGCAGCAAATAATCCGATCAGGATCAAGAAAACCAAAATAAAAAGAATATAGTCTGAAAAATTTGCCTTTTTGAAGGCTATCTCAGCTGAATTCATTTTCTTTGAGGTGGTGTAAGCATCATAAACCCCATATACACATATTATTATTCCTGGAATAAGGAAAGTAACCCATCCAACAACGACACCTACTAATATCCCAATTCCTTTTTTAAGTTCACCGTTGTAAACTTGTCCTAATCCACTTAATAAAAGGGATAAGACAGCTGCTAGTCCAGGATCCTTTGGAGATTGTGAAGCTGGATATTGTGTGCCAGTAGGAACTCCACATTTTGGACATATTACAGCTTTTTCATCGATCTCTGCCCCACAGTTTGAACAAGACTTCATTGTTTTTCCTATTAGTAAATCTTAAACAGTTTAATAACTTCTACTATAAAATAGAAACTATTTATAATGTTTGTTTTTAAGAATTACACTATAGCGATCTTACTCAATGAATAGACTTGAATAGGGATTCTGAAAAAAGAAAGGGATATCTCACATATCCCTGTTATCAATGACTCTCTTGCTCTTCTTCTCACTGCGAGGAAGTTCTCCTAATCCGACGCATTCCACATCTACACTGATACCAATGAAGTCCTTGAAGGCTTTATTCAGTGCTTTTGCAGTCCTTGATTTCATTTCGGGATCATCTGCATCAGCGGTCTCGACCCTGAAGAGCATTGAATCTCTGCCTTGATATCTTTCAAGAATGATCTGGTATTCGCTGCTGACGCCTTCGACCCTCTGTATGACATCCTCGATCTGACCTGGATAGACGTTTACAGCTTTGATCTTTATCCTGTCATCGGTACGTCCCAGCAGGCGGTCTATGCGAGGGAATGGGCAACCACACTTGCAGACTTCAGGAATGATGCGTGTAAGGTCCCTTGTCCTGTAGCGTATCAGGGGTGCTCCTTCCTTTGTAAGGGTTGTTATGACTAGTTCCCCGAGGGTGCCATCGGGCAGCTTTTCTTCAGTTACCGGGTCGATGATCTCAAAGAGAAGGTGGTCGGACCAGTAGTGAAGCCCGTCATGCATGAAACAATCGAGGGCAATGCCGGGTCCGTAGATCTCGGTGAGGCCGAAGATGTCAAAGCTCTCGATTCCGAGCTCATTCTCTATGCGGGACCTCATCTTTGGGCTCCAGCGTTCGGAACCGATGATTCCGACCTTCAGGTTGATATTGTCCCTCAGGCCCCGCTTGTTGATCTCCTCTGCAAGGAGGAGGGCGTAGGATGAGGTGCTTGCAAGTGCTGTGGATTTGAGGTCGAGGAGCATCTGCAATTGTTTTTCCGTGTTTCCCGGGCCCGTGGGGACTGCCATTGCTCCGAGACGTTCCGCACCTGCCTGGAAACCGATCCCTGCGGTCCAGAGACCGTATCCGGGTGTTATCTGTATCCTGTCAGTTTCAGTAAGGCCTGCCATCTGGTAGCAGCGCATCATCATTTCTGCCCAGACATCAACATCTTTCTGCGTATATGGGATGATGACAGGACTGCCGGTGGTGCCTGATGATGAATGTATCCTGATTATCTTTTCATCCGGGACCGCCTGGAGGCCCAGGGGGTAAGCATCCCGTAATTCCTCTTTGGTGGTGAATGGAAGCTTTGCGATATCTTCTATCGTCCTTATTGAATCGATGTCAAGTCCAGCTTCTTCGAACTTCTTTTGATAGAAAGGACTTCCCGATACAACCCTTTTGAGAAGATCCTTGAGCTTTAGCAATTGATCTTCTTCGGAAGATCCGGCGTCTTCATACCCATTGCAGGACATGTTCTGCTTTGTTTCAGTATCTTCACAAACATTGCACATCTTCATCACCTCGGATATCAGATATCCATTACCTGCACTTGCTCCTGTTGCTCAGGATCCTTTATGCATGCAACCTTTTCGAGGGACATGTCGAATGCCTTTCTGTTCAGTTCCCTGTACTTCTCCGGTACCATCTTCTCAAGCACGCTCCACAATTCGTCTGGATTGAAAGGAAGCAGGTCTGCACCTGCAGCAGCGGCCAGCATGGCAACGTTCGCTGCCCTGTAGGTCCCTGCTTCTTTTGCAAGCTGCGTGAAATCCACGTTTATGGTTTCCTGACAGTTCTTTTTCAGGAATTCGATTACCTGTTCTGGAATGTATTCAGCATTGTTAGCTGAAGCCGAAGGGATCACAGCATGTTCATTTACAACAATGCTGCCGTCCTTTTTCAAAAAGTGGATGTTCCTTGCAGCTTCAGCAGGCTCCAGACCTATAATGAGGTCAGCATTCCCGGCAGGGATGAGTGAACCACAAACCTCGTCCCCGATCCTGACGTGGCTGGTGACCGATCCTTCTCTCTGGGCCATACCGATCGTCTCGGCGGTTGCTACGTGGTAACCGGCATCTATGGCAGCCGTTGCCAGCAGGCGGGATGCAAGTACAACGCCCTGTCCTCCCACACCTGCAATAAGAATATCGAATTTCATTGTAGTACCTCCCTGAGGGTAATAGCATCCGACGGACAGACCTGTGCACAGAGACTGCAACCGGTGCAGTTGTCCTGTATTTGCGGTACTCCTGATGACATCGAGAAGATGGCAGGACAGCCAAGCTGTGAGACACAGAAGTTGCAACCTGTACATTTCTCTTCATCGATCACGTATTGTCCTGTTGCTTTTGTGATACCCACGCATTTTCCTTTGAATACCACAGCAGAGGGACCTTCGTACTCTATGGCCATTTTAGCTGTCTCTATGCATTCGCCAAGGTCATCTGCTTCGATGGTCTCAACAAGGTCCACTCCACAGCTTCGTAGCACTTCGGCAATATCAATGGCCTTTGTAGGATTACCCATTGCTGTCAGGCCGATTCCCGGATGTGGCTGATGTCCTGTCATAGCAGTGGTTCGGTTGTCAAGGACAGCCAGCGTGATATCAGCATTGTTGTAAACTGCGCTGATCATTGCAGCGATTCCGGAATGGAAGAAAGTGGAGTCCCCGATGAAGGCCACCTGTTTAGCATAGTTTCCATCCTGGTATTGTTGTGTGTGGGAAAGGCCTGCTGCCATACTGATGCCTGCTCCCATGCAGAGGCAGGTGTCCACCATGTTGAGCGGCTGGGCGTTTCCGAGGGTGTAGCAACCGATGTCACCTGAGAATACGGTTCCTTTTCCGTTCTCTTTCTTCAGCTTCGCTGCTGCTTTCTTGAAAGCATAGAAGACAGTTCGGTGCATGCATCCTGCACAGAACGTGGGTGGCCTTACAGGAAGTGCAGGTATGTTCTCCCTGGCGACCACAGGTGTTGAATGTGTTAGGAGGGGAATTTCTGCATTCATGGCCTGAAGTGAGCTATTCACTCCTTCGATCACGACATCCACATCATATTCTCCGCTTACAGGGAAGTGGCCGTTCTTCTTTCCATATACGTTCACATCGAGATGATATCTGCCTATCAGTTGCAGGAACTGCTCCTCGAGGTATGGGTCAAGCTCTTCGATGACTATAAGGTCCGTGATGTCGTTGAGGAACTCAAGAGCTGCTTTTTCAGGGAAGGGGTGGACGGTTGCGAGTTTGAAATGCGAGAAGGTTCCTGATTGCTTATTAGTGGCCTCGTTAGTGTACAGGGAGGAAACACCAGAGGATGCAATGCCTATTTTGCTGTTCCCTTTTGATATTGAGTTGAATGTATTTTCACTGAAAAGATCTGAGAAACGGTCAGATATCCTGATCTGAAGATCTTCAAGCCAGGGGTGTCTTTGTGCTGTCAGTTTTGGGAATATGGTCCAGCGTGGTTCCTTTACATAGCCTTCGATGTCACGACCTGCCTGCTCGATATCTTCGGTCACCACGTCAGCACAGCCATGGGAGACACGGGTGGTGGTCCTGAGTATCACAGGGATCTCCATCTCATGTGACAGTTTGAAGGCCAGTTTAGCCATATCATAGGCTTCCTGGGGTGTGGACGGGTCAAGGACCGGAATATTCGAGAAGTGACCAAAGGCTCTTGTGTCCTGTTCGGTCTGGGATGAGTGTGGTCCGGGGTCGTCGGAGACAAGGATCACAAGGGAGCCTTTTACTCCTATGTAGGAGAGGCTCATGAGGGGATCAGAGGCTACGTTGAGTCCGACCTGCTTCATGGTGACCAGGGTATTGGCACCTGAATAGGCGGCTCCGACCGCTGTTTCAAGGGCTACCTTCTCATTGGTTGCCCATTCGGCATATATGCCATATTTGCTCGCATGAGAGGCGATGGTCTCCATAACTTCGGTAGAAGGTGTCCCCGGATAGCCACTCGCTACCTGAAGACCGGCCTTCATCGCCCCAAAGGCGATCGCTTCGTTTCCCATTAATATACGTTTAGCGGTCAATATCGTTCCTCTTGTATTTGGTAAGTGAAAATAGGTAATGTGAATTACTTCTACAGACGTTTCAGTAGTAATTCAGATAGGTCCATCATTGTTGCTTAAGCAGATGTTCGGCAGGTCTGCACATTTTAGCCATTAGGATTTTAGAGCTATTGAATTCAGTAGAGCTGAAACATTGCATGTATTTATACATTAATGTGGACATATGCACTTATTTAATGAAATATAAACGTTTTGTTGTTACTTTTTTGGATTTGCCGGAAAAGTCGATAACAGATGCCAGATTGCTATGCTTTTTTTTAATGTGAGAGGGATGAGGGTCCTTTAGAAAGGATCTGTCAGTGGGAACAAACAAAAATGTTTTAATCTATAATGTACTACTCCGCGCATCATAGTACATAGTAGCCCAACGAAGAGGAGGATAGGAATTGGTATTGAAACACAACACATCAAAAATGACCATTACTAAAAATGCAAACCAGAATGGGGAGATGAGCTCCTGATGCCTCTGCCCTACATTTACCTGATGATCGCCGTCATCATAATGCTTGCCACAACATTCTTTTTCGTATTGAGGCAAGACCATGATTAATCAGGTTCTTCTGGTACTATATATAGTTGGGATACTTTTGCTTTCCCTGAAGCTCAGGCAGGGAACTTTTTCAGGATTTGTGGTCTCGGACAGGAATGTGATGCATCCTGCGGTAATAGGCATTGCCTATATGGCTGCTTACTTTAGCGCTGCCTCTTTCCTCGGGGGTGGAGGCTACGGGCTCATTGCCGGACTTCCATGGGTCATCTGGGGAGTATTCTTCCACGTAGCTTTTGCCTGCCTGGCATTCATCATTGCACCGAAGATATGGATGTTCTCCCAGAAGTACGATGCCAAGACCATACCTCAGCTACTGGAACGCAGGTACGATTCACAGAGAGGCAAGATATTGCTTGCAGGGATCATGCTGTTGATGTATACAGTATACCTGGTTGCCATTTTCAAGGGATGTGCCAACCTTTTCCAGGGACTGCTGGGAGTAACATATGTCCAGGCTCTCCTCATAGCTGTTGCCATTGTGGCACTCTACTACGTGATAGGAGGACTGCCGGCCATCATCTGGATAAGTTTCTTGCAAGGTTTGATCATGCTTGTGGGCGCAGTGCTTCTTTACACAGGTCTTATTTCAAGTGGAGGAGGCATGGCAATATGGGATATGGTCCCGGCCGACATACTGAGTATGACAGGTGCAGCAGTACCATGGCAAAAGACTTTTGGAATGGCGTTTGCTATCAGTCTCGGACTTCTGGCATTGCCCGATCTGCTGATCATGCTGTTCTCTGCAAAGGATAAGAGAGTAGTACGTTTTGCAGGTATCTATGGTCCAATATCCATTACCATTTATGCACTATGCATTTTCTCCCTGGGCGTCATGGTTCACGGGGTATTCAGCCCGGAGCAACTGGCTCCTTTCATGACAAACCCGGATGGTCTGATACCGTTCCTGGCAACATCACTGCTTCCCCGTGGATTTGATAGTATCGTCCTGCTGGCCGCCATCTCCGCTGCTATGTCAACCATGAGTGCCATTGTGCTGGTCACAACAACAGCCCTTACTTCAGATATCCTCAGGTATCTGCGTCCGGCCACTCCCGATGATAAGGTGCTTCGCATGACAAGAATAGTGGGGGTAATCATCATCATAGTTTCGGCATTCTTCGCAATGGATGTGCCACAGATGATAGTACCTCTGGTGTCTGTAAGCATGGGCGTGATCGCTTGCTGTGTCTTCATACCACTTATTTTTGGACTTTACTGGGACCGTGGCACTTCAACCGGATTTGTTGCCAGCCTTGTGGCAAGCTTCGGTTCTGTGGTGCTTTGGCAGTTCCTTGGCAATCCCCTCATCCATCCTGTGTTCATTGGTTTGATATGTGGTACCGTGGCATACCTGGGAGGAAGCCTGGCAAGTCCCCGTCCGACCCCTATGGTGGAAATGAAATAATGGATAAAGGTGTTTGATCCTTGACCTGGTGCTGAAAAATAATCCTTCAGCACCATTTCTTTTCCAGTTATGTATTTATTCTGGCTTGCAAGCAGTCATCTTTGATAGGGATTCCTGGGCAGGTTCATTGTCATATGTTCTTCAGGCAGTAGCACCTTTTGATGAATCTCTATTCAGGACCACTTCATGAAAACTGATTTATTGCATAGGTCTTAATTAAAGAAAAGGTGTTCAAAATTGAAGAATGTGATCAACAAGAGCTTCGAAATTAAGGATTACGCCATCGATGATTCACAGATCAACGGGTTCTGGATGACATTGCTGGACAAGGAAACTCTAACAACTGAAATAATCTATAGTCCGGATAAGGCTGGGACCTTCAATTCAGCCGAAACAAAAAGGATGATACAGGAGATCACCAGAAAATGTGATGGTTTCAGCTCATTGCTTCCGGAGAACATTAATTGTGAAGTCATTTTCAAAGACCTTGATGACCTGACATATATTGCAGATGAAGGTAAAATTGAAGTCGAATACACGGAAATGGATGAGATAAGGGTTGTTTATAAGTTGCATGTTCAATATCATATTTGATCTTTTCAAGATTTGCTTTTTTTAAAAAATGAGATGTTAGATCCC is part of the Methanococcoides orientis genome and harbors:
- a CDS encoding metal-binding protein, whose amino-acid sequence is MPDAKTHDTINIAVMLVILASLSYLTMWKENEMAIRYLDIYMITIFSISYLFATFFLSPDLDIESKPYKRWKIFKFLWWPYKVIFKHRGFSHNPIIGPLSIIINLALIVALLFLIIGVDLHKVPLRYIIVATAGMCLSMEVHIISDSLISKAKSYF
- a CDS encoding zinc ribbon domain-containing protein, translating into MKSCSNCGAEIDEKAVICPKCGVPTGTQYPASQSPKDPGLAAVLSLLLSGLGQVYNGELKKGIGILVGVVVGWVTFLIPGIIICVYGVYDAYTTSKKMNSAEIAFKKANFSDYILFILVFLILIGLFAAILLWMELL
- a CDS encoding phenylacetate--CoA ligase family protein; the protein is MCNVCEDTETKQNMSCNGYEDAGSSEEDQLLKLKDLLKRVVSGSPFYQKKFEEAGLDIDSIRTIEDIAKLPFTTKEELRDAYPLGLQAVPDEKIIRIHSSSGTTGSPVIIPYTQKDVDVWAEMMMRCYQMAGLTETDRIQITPGYGLWTAGIGFQAGAERLGAMAVPTGPGNTEKQLQMLLDLKSTALASTSSYALLLAEEINKRGLRDNINLKVGIIGSERWSPKMRSRIENELGIESFDIFGLTEIYGPGIALDCFMHDGLHYWSDHLLFEIIDPVTEEKLPDGTLGELVITTLTKEGAPLIRYRTRDLTRIIPEVCKCGCPFPRIDRLLGRTDDRIKIKAVNVYPGQIEDVIQRVEGVSSEYQIILERYQGRDSMLFRVETADADDPEMKSRTAKALNKAFKDFIGISVDVECVGLGELPRSEKKSKRVIDNRDM
- a CDS encoding indolepyruvate oxidoreductase subunit beta, producing the protein MKFDILIAGVGGQGVVLASRLLATAAIDAGYHVATAETIGMAQREGSVTSHVRIGDEVCGSLIPAGNADLIIGLEPAEAARNIHFLKKDGSIVVNEHAVIPSASANNAEYIPEQVIEFLKKNCQETINVDFTQLAKEAGTYRAANVAMLAAAAGADLLPFNPDELWSVLEKMVPEKYRELNRKAFDMSLEKVACIKDPEQQEQVQVMDI
- the iorA gene encoding indolepyruvate ferredoxin oxidoreductase subunit alpha, which gives rise to MTAKRILMGNEAIAFGAMKAGLQVASGYPGTPSTEVMETIASHASKYGIYAEWATNEKVALETAVGAAYSGANTLVTMKQVGLNVASDPLMSLSYIGVKGSLVILVSDDPGPHSSQTEQDTRAFGHFSNIPVLDPSTPQEAYDMAKLAFKLSHEMEIPVILRTTTRVSHGCADVVTEDIEQAGRDIEGYVKEPRWTIFPKLTAQRHPWLEDLQIRISDRFSDLFSENTFNSISKGNSKIGIASSGVSSLYTNEATNKQSGTFSHFKLATVHPFPEKAALEFLNDITDLIVIEELDPYLEEQFLQLIGRYHLDVNVYGKKNGHFPVSGEYDVDVVIEGVNSSLQAMNAEIPLLTHSTPVVARENIPALPVRPPTFCAGCMHRTVFYAFKKAAAKLKKENGKGTVFSGDIGCYTLGNAQPLNMVDTCLCMGAGISMAAGLSHTQQYQDGNYAKQVAFIGDSTFFHSGIAAMISAVYNNADITLAVLDNRTTAMTGHQPHPGIGLTAMGNPTKAIDIAEVLRSCGVDLVETIEADDLGECIETAKMAIEYEGPSAVVFKGKCVGITKATGQYVIDEEKCTGCNFCVSQLGCPAIFSMSSGVPQIQDNCTGCSLCAQVCPSDAITLREVLQ
- a CDS encoding sodium:solute symporter family protein encodes the protein MINQVLLVLYIVGILLLSLKLRQGTFSGFVVSDRNVMHPAVIGIAYMAAYFSAASFLGGGGYGLIAGLPWVIWGVFFHVAFACLAFIIAPKIWMFSQKYDAKTIPQLLERRYDSQRGKILLAGIMLLMYTVYLVAIFKGCANLFQGLLGVTYVQALLIAVAIVALYYVIGGLPAIIWISFLQGLIMLVGAVLLYTGLISSGGGMAIWDMVPADILSMTGAAVPWQKTFGMAFAISLGLLALPDLLIMLFSAKDKRVVRFAGIYGPISITIYALCIFSLGVMVHGVFSPEQLAPFMTNPDGLIPFLATSLLPRGFDSIVLLAAISAAMSTMSAIVLVTTTALTSDILRYLRPATPDDKVLRMTRIVGVIIIIVSAFFAMDVPQMIVPLVSVSMGVIACCVFIPLIFGLYWDRGTSTGFVASLVASFGSVVLWQFLGNPLIHPVFIGLICGTVAYLGGSLASPRPTPMVEMK